Proteins encoded in a region of the Megalopta genalis isolate 19385.01 unplaced genomic scaffold, iyMegGena1_principal scaffold0077, whole genome shotgun sequence genome:
- the LOC143261975 gene encoding uncharacterized protein LOC143261975 → MLLTSIEEFEGRDSGWALSKILHLMVNSNKYQPLQAGCQASVPRTVQLKKAVLNVYSNDNNACFYWAVVASLYPPKNNLNRTSSYPHYSVVLRTAGFQLPMLFKDIPKFEKVNDVSVNVVEWGGEQERCRTLHLTSTKREKHLYLLLIHDSENLRNHYLCIRNLSRLVSSQIITQHNKHICDRRMNECALKLPTEDDKWLKFKNYAYKEPTPFVIYADLECLLEKQKDQGHGAYCRYQHHHAFSVGYYLHCRYDSSLSEYRAYRDEKDCTAWFASKLYELSCKLQPVFDRTVPMAPLTAAQISTFRTATYCEEYVKKNKKRVYRGPAHIRCNLSYQSSYVIPVVFHNLSGFDAHFFIKELANAFEGKIDVLPLTKEKYISFAKHTKRNNDVIKKSWKTCIKFRFIDSFKFLNSSLDKLSSYLDKSDLRKAFSHTTMFRPISYLMYFDVNNLYDWAMSQPLPYWGFQWVDDTSNFNINSVPIDSPVGYILEVDLEYPQEIHEAHADLPFCPIHEVGALQKKLLTTLSDKNRYVLHYRYLRQCLRNNAYGFPIANNKVLGLMKDENGGKIMTEFVGLHSKMYAIRAQDKDDLERLPDFSNKWDMYA, encoded by the exons ATGCTTTTGACATCGATAGAAGAGTTTGAAGGACGAGACAGTGGATGGGCGTTATCGaagatcctgcatttgatggtgaatTCAAACAAGTATCAGCCGTTACAAGCAGGTTGTCAGGCATCCGTGCCTCGAACAGTGCAATTAAAGAAAGCAGTCCTCAATGTGTACAGTAACGACAATAATGCATGTTTCTATTGGGCAGTGGTGGCAAGCCTATATCCacctaaaaataatttgaatcgcaCATCATCCTATCCGCATTACAGCGTCGTGCTCCGCACCGCGGGATTCCAATTGCCGATGTTGTTCAAGGACATACCAAAGTTCGAAAAAGTGAACGACGTTTCCGTGAACGTGGTCGAATGGGGAGGGGAACAAGAAAGATGTCGGACGTTGCATTTGACCTCAACGAAGCGGGAGAAACATTTATATTTGCTGCTCATACACGACTCTGAAAACTTGCGGAATCATTATCTCTGTATTAGGAATTTATCTCGTCTGGTTTCATCTCAGATCATCACGCAGCACAACAAGCACATTTGCGATCG TCGAATGAATGAATGTGCTTTGAAACTTCCGACGGAAGACGATAAGTGGCTGAAGTTCAAGAATTATGCGTACAAGGAACCGACACCGTTCGTTATCTACGCAGACTTGGAATGCCTGCTGGAGAAACAGAAAGATCAAGGTCATGGAGCTTACTGTAGATATCAACATCACCATGCCTTCAGCGTAGGCTACTACCTCCATTGTCGATACGACAGTTCGTTGAGCGAGTATCGGGCTTATCGTGATGAGAAAGATTGTACCGCATGGTTTGCATCGAAGTTGTACGAGTTGAGCTGTAAATTGCAGCCGGTGTTTGATCGAACGGTTCCAATGGCTCCGTTGACCGCCGCGCAAATCTCAACTTTTCGTACCGCCACGTATTGCGAAGAATACgtgaagaagaacaagaaac GTGTGTATCGGGGTCCGGCGCACATCCGTTGCAATCTGAGCTATCAATCCTCGTACGTGATACCGGTGGTTTTTCACAATTTGTCCGGCTTCGACGCACACTTTTTCATCAAAGAATTGGCAAACGCGTTCGAAGGTAAAATAGACGTGTTACCGCTGACGAAAGAGAAGTACATTTCTTTCGCGAAACACACTAAGAGGAATAACGATGTGATCAAAAAATCGTGGAAGACGTGCATAAAGTTTCGGTTCATCGATTCGTTCAAGTTCCTGAATTCGAGTCTGGACAAGTTGTCGTCGTACTTGGACAAGAGCGACTTGC GAAAGGCTTTTTCCCATACGACTATGTTTCGACCTATCAGCTATCTGATGTATttcgatgttaataatttgtatgaCTGGGCCATGTCGCAGCCTTTGCCGTACTGGGGTTTCCAATGGGTTGACGATACGAGTAATTTCAACATCAATTCCGTGCCGATCGACAGTCCCGTCGGGTACATTTTAGAGGTCGATTTAGAGTATCCTCAGGAAATTCATGAAGCTCACGCGGATCTTCCATTTTGCCCGATTCACGAGGTTGGGGCGTTGCAAAAGAAACTGTTGACAACGCTTAGCGATAAGAATCGTTACGTTCTCCATTATCGATACCTCCGGCAATGTTTgag aaataaCGCGTATGGTTTTCCGATCGCGAACAATAAAGTATTAGGATTAATGAAGGATGAGAATGGAGGCAAAATCATGACAGAGTTTGTGGGTCTTCACTCGAAAATGTATGCGATTCGGGCACAGGACAAAGACgat